TAGCTGGTCAAGGTTTTTCCCTCGTTCTGGCATCACCGCTAGGGCGGGCTCAGGAAACCGCAGCGTTGATTGCTGAAGAACTGAACATTGATACAGGACGGCCAGTCCCGGAATTAATTGAGCGCGGTTTTGGACCTCTGGAAGGCCGAATCATGGCCGAGGTCAGTGACGAAGAGTCAGCAGCGTTGCGGGATCAACTGGAGCCCATTGCACATATTCTGAACAGAGCTATTCCTGCACTACTGAATCTGTGTGAAGAGCACGCAGGTAAAAAGGTAGCCGTAGTTAGTCATGGCGCGACCATGCGTGTCATCCGTGATGCGCTCGCAGGGACCAAGCTCCCACGTGGCGTGGAAAACGGTGAGATTATTCAGATAGATATCCAACGCCTCAAAGAGTTGGCTGAAGAGTTGGATTTGGTGAGCTGCTAGAGGCTCAAAATTTTTTGTCCCTCGACCTCACACTTTTGCTGCGCGATACGTTTACATGGTGAAAGCCCGTTACGGTGCCAATCTTCAGGAGAGCCATGCAAATACCGT
The nucleotide sequence above comes from Glutamicibacter sp. B1. Encoded proteins:
- a CDS encoding histidine phosphatase family protein, translated to MDTALVLIRHGLTDWNLVGRLQGRTDIPLNETGREQARRVGRELAGQGFSLVLASPLGRAQETAALIAEELNIDTGRPVPELIERGFGPLEGRIMAEVSDEESAALRDQLEPIAHILNRAIPALLNLCEEHAGKKVAVVSHGATMRVIRDALAGTKLPRGVENGEIIQIDIQRLKELAEELDLVSC